In one Oscillospiraceae bacterium genomic region, the following are encoded:
- a CDS encoding ethanolamine utilization protein EutN, producing the protein MIVGKVVGSVVSTRKNERLLGSKFMIVAPVAEMGGKNARLVAVDNVGAGVGEFVLVALGSAARIGCDRETAPIDAAIVGIVDEDCNSFR; encoded by the coding sequence ATGATTGTAGGCAAGGTAGTGGGAAGCGTCGTTTCCACACGGAAGAACGAACGGCTGCTGGGCAGCAAATTTATGATTGTCGCCCCTGTGGCGGAGATGGGCGGCAAAAACGCCCGCCTGGTGGCGGTGGACAACGTGGGGGCGGGCGTGGGCGAGTTTGTGCTCGTCGCGCTGGGCAGCGCCGCACGCATCGGCTGCGACAGGGAAACAGCTCCCATCGACGCCGCCATTGTAGGCATCGTGGACGAGGACTGCAACAGCTTCCGCTGA
- a CDS encoding alcohol dehydrogenase, which yields MDKNELNVEQIVRQVLADMSAPHAAPAPGPAGGPIPAAARVAMLTALEHYDIKEFPIPALGDDDILVKVEGCGICGTDAHEFKRDPFGLIPVVLGHEGTGEIVRMGRNVKRDSAGKELHLGDKIVTCMIFRDNPEITMFDLNKQNVGGSDVYGLLPDDDVHLNGWFSDYLVVRGGSSVFNVSDLDLYSRILVEPCAVLIHAVERAKSTGILRFNSRVVVQGCGPIGLICIAILRTMGVAAITAVDGEEGRLAFARELGATAAVNFKEHKGIEALTAAVEASFGGHPADFAFQCTGSPAAHSNIYKFIRNGGGLCELGFFINGGDATINPHFDICAKELTIVGSWVYTLRDYATTFDFLKSAKRIGLPMEKLITHTFPLEQINEAHRTNLAMTGLKIAILNP from the coding sequence ATGGATAAAAACGAACTGAACGTGGAGCAAATTGTCCGGCAGGTGCTGGCGGATATGTCCGCCCCCCACGCCGCACCTGCTCCCGGCCCGGCGGGCGGCCCCATCCCCGCCGCGGCGCGGGTGGCCATGCTCACGGCGCTGGAGCACTACGACATTAAGGAATTCCCCATTCCCGCCCTGGGCGACGACGACATTCTGGTCAAGGTGGAGGGCTGCGGCATCTGCGGCACCGACGCCCACGAGTTCAAGCGCGACCCCTTCGGCCTGATCCCCGTGGTGCTGGGCCACGAGGGCACCGGCGAAATCGTCCGGATGGGCAGGAACGTAAAGCGGGACAGCGCGGGCAAGGAGCTGCACCTGGGCGACAAGATCGTCACCTGCATGATCTTCCGGGACAACCCGGAGATCACCATGTTCGACCTCAACAAGCAGAACGTGGGCGGATCGGACGTGTACGGCCTGCTGCCCGACGACGACGTCCATCTGAACGGCTGGTTTTCCGACTACCTGGTGGTGCGGGGCGGCTCCAGCGTGTTCAACGTGAGCGATCTGGACCTCTATTCCCGCATCCTCGTCGAACCCTGCGCCGTGCTGATCCACGCGGTGGAGCGGGCCAAGAGCACCGGCATCCTGCGCTTCAACAGCCGGGTGGTGGTTCAGGGCTGCGGTCCCATCGGCCTCATCTGCATCGCCATCCTGCGCACCATGGGCGTGGCCGCCATTACGGCGGTGGACGGCGAGGAGGGCCGGCTGGCCTTCGCCCGGGAGCTGGGCGCGACCGCTGCGGTCAACTTCAAGGAGCACAAGGGCATCGAGGCCCTGACCGCCGCGGTGGAGGCCAGCTTCGGCGGGCATCCGGCGGACTTCGCCTTCCAGTGCACGGGCTCGCCCGCGGCCCACTCGAATATCTACAAGTTTATCCGCAACGGCGGCGGGCTGTGTGAGCTGGGCTTCTTCATCAACGGCGGGGACGCCACCATCAATCCCCATTTCGACATCTGCGCCAAGGAGCTCACCATAGTCGGCTCCTGGGTCTACACCCTGCGCGACTACGCCACCACCTTCGACTTTTTGAAGAGCGCCAAGCGGATCGGCCTGCCGATGGAGAAGCTCATCACCCACACCTTCCCGCTGGAGCAGATCAACGAGGCGCACAGGACAAACCTGGCGATGACCGGCCTGAAAATCGCGATTCTCAATCCCTAG
- a CDS encoding pyruvate formate lyase-activating protein produces the protein MNGYETVGRIFDIQRYSIHDGPGIRTIVFLKGCVLRCRWCCNPESQRHEIETRRVGDREITVGEDVSVAQVMETVEKDRPYYYRSGGGLTLSGGECLCQPAFSRALLQAAKDTGINTAIESMGCAQWEAVASLLPFLDTCLLDIKHMDGGKHRAFTGRDNRLMLENAMRIARSGQTRLIIRVPVVPTFNDTPEEIAAIARYAASLPGVEQIHLLPYHRLGQDKYGQLGRTYTLPDLRPPEPGQMERLRQAVRGATGLHCQIGG, from the coding sequence TTGAACGGATACGAAACGGTGGGGCGCATCTTCGACATCCAGCGCTACTCCATCCACGACGGGCCGGGCATCCGCACCATCGTCTTTCTAAAGGGCTGTGTGCTGCGCTGCCGCTGGTGCTGCAACCCGGAGTCCCAGCGCCACGAGATCGAGACCCGGCGGGTCGGGGACAGGGAGATCACCGTGGGCGAGGACGTGAGCGTGGCCCAGGTGATGGAGACGGTGGAGAAGGACCGCCCCTACTATTACCGCAGCGGCGGGGGGCTCACCCTCTCGGGCGGCGAGTGCCTCTGCCAGCCCGCGTTCAGCCGAGCGCTGCTGCAGGCGGCCAAGGACACGGGCATCAACACCGCCATAGAGAGCATGGGCTGCGCGCAGTGGGAGGCCGTCGCATCCCTGCTGCCCTTCCTGGACACCTGCCTGCTGGACATCAAGCACATGGACGGGGGGAAGCACCGGGCCTTTACCGGACGGGACAACCGGCTTATGCTGGAAAACGCCATGCGCATCGCCCGCAGCGGGCAGACCCGGCTGATCATCCGCGTGCCGGTGGTGCCCACCTTTAACGACACGCCGGAGGAGATAGCGGCCATCGCCCGGTACGCCGCCTCCCTGCCGGGGGTGGAGCAGATCCACCTGCTGCCCTACCACAGGCTGGGGCAGGACAAGTACGGGCAGCTGGGCCGCACTTACACCCTGCCCGACCTGCGCCCGCCCGAGCCGGGGCAGATGGAGCGGCTCAGGCAGGCGGTGCGGGGGGCCACGGGCCTGCACTGCCAGATAGGAGGCTGA
- a CDS encoding carboxysome shell protein: MAQEALGMIETRGLTAAIEAADAMTKAAEVTLIGTEKIGSGLVTVMVRGDVGAVKAAVESGSAAAGRLGELVATHVIPRPHSDVEKILPTIK; this comes from the coding sequence ATGGCACAGGAAGCTCTGGGTATGATTGAGACGCGCGGTCTGACCGCGGCAATTGAGGCGGCGGACGCCATGACCAAGGCCGCCGAGGTGACCCTGATCGGCACGGAAAAGATCGGCTCCGGCCTCGTGACCGTCATGGTCCGCGGCGACGTGGGGGCCGTGAAGGCCGCCGTGGAGAGCGGCAGCGCCGCCGCCGGCCGTCTGGGCGAGCTGGTGGCCACCCACGTAATCCCCCGCCCCCACAGCGACGTGGAGAAGATCCTGCCCACCATCAAATAG
- the yulB_2 gene encoding putative HTH-type transcriptional regulator YulB produces MLAQERRKLILDRLHEKKSVVVAELSQQYGVSEETIRRDLDKLEKEGFATKSYGGAVINESVSIDMPFNVRKKRNIPGKKKIAELVGGMVDNGDHIILDASTTAVFIAKAIKDKKNLTVITNSLEIMIELSDTTDWTIISPGGSMRGGYLALVGPRMMEGLSDFRAEKAFISCKGIDMEGGFTDGNEDFALIKRAMLHCAGEKVLAVDSSKFDTVAFAHIGDVSEVDTVVTDCEPPSRWKEFFAQRGVRCLYPR; encoded by the coding sequence ATGCTTGCACAGGAGCGGCGTAAGCTGATTCTAGATCGTTTGCACGAAAAAAAGAGCGTAGTGGTAGCCGAGCTGAGCCAGCAGTATGGCGTGTCCGAGGAGACCATCCGCCGCGATCTTGACAAGCTGGAAAAAGAGGGGTTCGCCACTAAGAGCTACGGCGGCGCGGTAATCAACGAGAGCGTCAGCATCGACATGCCGTTTAATGTGCGCAAAAAGCGCAATATCCCCGGCAAGAAAAAGATTGCGGAGCTGGTGGGCGGCATGGTGGACAACGGCGATCACATCATCCTGGACGCCAGCACCACCGCGGTATTTATTGCCAAGGCCATCAAGGACAAGAAGAACCTGACCGTCATCACCAATTCCCTGGAGATAATGATTGAACTCTCCGACACCACGGACTGGACCATTATCTCTCCCGGCGGCAGTATGCGCGGAGGCTACCTGGCCCTAGTCGGCCCCCGGATGATGGAGGGACTGAGCGATTTCCGCGCGGAAAAGGCCTTCATCTCGTGCAAGGGCATCGACATGGAGGGCGGCTTTACCGACGGCAACGAGGATTTCGCCCTTATTAAACGCGCCATGCTCCACTGCGCCGGGGAAAAGGTGCTGGCGGTGGATAGCAGCAAATTCGACACTGTGGCCTTTGCCCACATCGGGGACGTCAGCGAGGTGGACACCGTGGTGACCGACTGTGAGCCGCCGAGCAGGTGGAAAGAGTTTTTTGCGCAGCGCGGGGTGCGCTGCCTGTACCCCCGCTGA
- a CDS encoding propanediol utilization phosphotransacylase, which yields MEKQEITYITRLVIDALNKYQSREGTGIPVGVSARHLHLTQAHVEILFGAGYRLTKKKPLMGGQFACNETVTVISPGMKILERVRVLGPVRGASQVELSASDAAKLGLDAPLRESGDTAGSAGVTLVGPKGSVCLPQGCIVAARHIHMSPGDAQHYGVRDGDLVSVRFGGPRPTVFEGVKIRVDPCFTLEMHIDTDEANAAWLHNGDRVELVR from the coding sequence ATGGAGAAGCAGGAAATTACATACATCACCCGGCTGGTAATCGATGCGCTGAACAAGTACCAGAGCCGGGAGGGGACGGGAATCCCCGTAGGGGTGTCGGCGCGGCATCTCCACCTGACCCAGGCCCACGTGGAGATCCTGTTCGGCGCAGGATACCGGCTGACGAAGAAAAAGCCGCTGATGGGCGGGCAGTTTGCCTGCAATGAGACGGTGACGGTGATCAGCCCCGGCATGAAGATTCTGGAGCGCGTGCGGGTGCTGGGGCCGGTGCGCGGCGCCTCGCAGGTGGAGCTCTCCGCCAGCGACGCCGCAAAGCTGGGCCTGGACGCTCCGCTGCGCGAGTCGGGCGACACGGCGGGCAGCGCCGGCGTGACTCTGGTGGGACCCAAAGGCAGCGTGTGCCTCCCCCAGGGCTGTATCGTGGCCGCGCGCCACATCCATATGAGCCCCGGGGATGCGCAGCACTACGGGGTACGGGACGGCGATCTGGTGTCTGTCCGCTTCGGGGGGCCGCGCCCCACGGTGTTTGAAGGGGTAAAGATCCGTGTGGACCCCTGTTTCACCCTGGAAATGCACATTGACACGGACGAGGCCAACGCCGCCTGGCTCCACAACGGGGACAGGGTCGAGCTGGTCCGATAG
- the rhaB gene encoding rhamnulokinase, which yields MCKRVKKLITLAGDTGKSGCRLVSGAFDGEKLSIRVESRFDLYQSYLPDGWLYLDVVNIFAQLKLHIAKYIAASGMSPASLGVETWGGDYGLLDRRGTLMSLPLFYKNTRFAEYLPEFLERVDMREVFFRTGMDVAAYNSPVRLFIQKKLGLTDLQNADRFLGIADLLSYFFSGRPVSELTSISVTRLVDLKSSRYSGWLLDKLGVDRSILKNEIVMPGSIIGSVLPQVGDELGTRDMKIVAVPGHDTAAAALAVPQLGENSIFLGSGTTLVFCSANRNLELTDKMYEFNTSIVKGFDNTDIMVRNFSAGMWLMHALRRDWPGGITYEEMYALAETARAHRSFIDIDLGFFETWGNVRERIADYCRATGQPVPMDGAAFIRCIVESYALKARWTLDRYAEVLGRPMESLAVVGGGVYAPLLCQMLADATGRTVVAGASEATSAGNILTQLYALGEVAGMDEMSEIVKRSFANTVYQPASDREHWLEAYERYLKICDKFIDGKDLGE from the coding sequence GTGTGCAAGCGCGTGAAAAAACTAATCACACTGGCCGGTGATACCGGGAAGAGCGGCTGCCGCCTGGTGTCGGGGGCGTTTGACGGAGAGAAGCTGTCCATACGGGTGGAGAGCCGGTTCGACCTCTACCAGTCCTATCTCCCGGACGGCTGGCTCTACCTGGATGTGGTCAATATTTTTGCGCAGCTCAAGCTGCATATAGCAAAATATATAGCCGCATCGGGAATGAGCCCCGCCTCCCTCGGCGTGGAGACCTGGGGCGGAGATTACGGACTGCTGGATCGCCGCGGTACGCTGATGAGCCTGCCCCTTTTCTATAAAAACACCCGGTTTGCGGAGTATCTGCCGGAATTTTTGGAGCGGGTGGATATGCGGGAGGTTTTCTTCCGCACCGGCATGGACGTTGCGGCCTATAACTCCCCGGTTCGCCTGTTTATTCAAAAAAAGCTGGGACTTACCGACCTGCAAAACGCCGACCGTTTCCTTGGCATCGCGGATCTGCTCAGCTATTTTTTCAGTGGCCGGCCGGTTTCGGAACTGACCAGTATCTCGGTCACCCGGCTTGTGGATTTGAAGTCCAGCCGTTATAGCGGTTGGCTGCTGGATAAGCTGGGCGTGGACCGTTCTATTCTGAAGAATGAAATCGTCATGCCGGGATCCATTATTGGCAGCGTCCTGCCCCAGGTCGGGGACGAGCTTGGCACCCGGGACATGAAAATTGTAGCCGTGCCCGGGCACGACACCGCAGCGGCGGCCCTGGCGGTTCCCCAGTTGGGAGAAAACAGCATTTTCCTGGGCTCCGGCACCACGCTGGTCTTTTGCTCGGCAAACCGCAACTTGGAACTTACGGACAAGATGTACGAGTTTAACACCAGTATTGTCAAAGGCTTTGACAACACCGACATCATGGTGCGCAATTTCAGCGCGGGTATGTGGTTGATGCACGCCCTGCGCCGGGACTGGCCCGGCGGCATTACCTATGAGGAGATGTACGCCCTGGCCGAGACGGCCCGGGCCCACCGGAGTTTTATCGACATCGATCTGGGCTTCTTTGAGACTTGGGGAAATGTGAGGGAGCGCATCGCAGATTACTGCCGGGCCACCGGACAGCCGGTTCCCATGGACGGCGCAGCGTTTATCCGCTGTATCGTGGAGAGCTACGCCCTCAAAGCGCGCTGGACGCTGGACCGGTACGCCGAGGTGCTGGGCCGTCCCATGGAGTCCTTGGCGGTGGTGGGCGGCGGCGTTTACGCCCCGCTTCTATGCCAGATGCTGGCGGACGCCACCGGCAGGACGGTCGTAGCGGGGGCGTCGGAGGCTACCTCCGCGGGCAATATCCTCACCCAACTGTACGCGCTGGGCGAGGTGGCGGGGATGGACGAGATGTCTGAGATTGTAAAGCGCTCCTTTGCAAATACGGTTTATCAGCCCGCTTCTGACCGGGAGCATTGGCTGGAGGCCTACGAACGTTATCTAAAGATATGTGATAAATTTATAGACGGAAAGGATCTGGGTGAATGA
- a CDS encoding ethanolamine utilization protein EutS: MAQADALKQRIVQELVPGKQITLAHLIANPDESLSIRIGLTSQAGPGKSAIGVLTVTPAETAIILADIALKTAAVSLGHMDCHENGSLILTGMVSEVEAALLAILRYAAETLHYEACGITKT; the protein is encoded by the coding sequence ATGGCGCAGGCAGACGCGCTCAAGCAGCGCATCGTACAGGAGCTGGTGCCCGGCAAGCAGATCACGCTGGCGCACCTGATCGCCAACCCGGACGAGTCGCTCTCTATCCGGATCGGCCTCACGTCCCAGGCGGGGCCGGGGAAATCCGCCATCGGCGTGCTCACCGTCACCCCGGCGGAGACGGCCATCATCCTGGCGGACATCGCTCTGAAAACCGCAGCCGTCTCGCTGGGGCACATGGACTGCCACGAGAACGGCTCGCTGATCCTGACGGGGATGGTGTCCGAGGTGGAGGCCGCCCTGCTGGCCATCCTCCGCTACGCGGCGGAGACGCTGCACTACGAGGCGTGCGGGATTACAAAGACCTAG
- a CDS encoding aldolase: protein MSSRDGEYRKQIVDIGHRLTERGMVGTNEGNISICNRDTGTVYITPSGQSKEFLTEEMIIAVDMEGNYLDRMEGLKSSSETVMHTKMYQLRPDVNGVVHCHAPFCSAFAISGQPIRTKAIAEVNIMFGGEIPLLPYGEPGTVHLIDGYMRHMGSDVVLLENHGMLAMGANLQAAYGRTVTVEMIAKTVWLARVMGGETDIPEDKLAQLGTWMAKQQARA from the coding sequence ATGAGCAGCAGGGATGGCGAGTACAGAAAGCAGATTGTCGATATTGGACATCGGCTGACCGAGCGGGGGATGGTTGGGACAAATGAAGGCAATATCTCCATCTGCAACCGGGATACCGGGACGGTATACATTACTCCGTCAGGCCAGAGCAAAGAATTCCTCACAGAGGAAATGATCATTGCTGTAGATATGGAGGGAAACTATCTGGATCGGATGGAGGGGCTTAAATCCTCTTCTGAAACGGTTATGCATACGAAGATGTATCAGCTTCGTCCCGACGTAAACGGTGTCGTCCACTGCCACGCGCCATTCTGCTCCGCCTTCGCCATCAGCGGCCAACCCATCCGCACAAAGGCCATTGCTGAGGTAAACATTATGTTTGGAGGCGAGATCCCGCTGCTGCCCTACGGCGAGCCGGGGACGGTTCATCTGATTGACGGGTATATGCGGCATATGGGCAGCGACGTGGTGCTCCTGGAAAACCATGGCATGCTGGCTATGGGAGCTAATCTGCAGGCCGCCTACGGCAGAACGGTAACCGTAGAGATGATTGCCAAAACCGTTTGGCTGGCAAGGGTGATGGGAGGGGAGACGGACATCCCTGAGGATAAGTTGGCCCAGCTCGGCACATGGATGGCCAAACAACAGGCCAGAGCCTAA
- a CDS encoding major carboxysome shell protein 1A yields MGNAYGFVEIQGVVAALDALDIMCKTADVALAAWERKLGGRLVTLVVEGGVSAVAQAVEAAAAGALKRPVASGVLASPHAEIVRLVQLSASRFNDKGAQA; encoded by the coding sequence ATGGGGAACGCATATGGCTTCGTAGAGATTCAGGGCGTGGTTGCGGCGCTGGACGCGCTGGACATCATGTGCAAAACAGCGGACGTGGCGCTGGCCGCCTGGGAGCGCAAGCTGGGCGGACGCCTGGTGACGCTGGTGGTGGAGGGCGGCGTGTCGGCGGTGGCGCAGGCGGTGGAGGCCGCCGCCGCGGGCGCCCTGAAGCGGCCCGTGGCCAGCGGCGTGCTGGCCAGTCCCCATGCCGAAATCGTGCGCCTGGTGCAGTTGAGCGCCAGCCGCTTCAATGACAAGGGGGCACAGGCGTAA
- a CDS encoding carboxysome shell protein codes for MALEALGMVETRGLVAAIEAADSMCKAANVALIGTEKIGSGLVTVMVRGDVGAVKSAVESGSAAAGRLGELVATHVIPRPHGDVEMILPALK; via the coding sequence ATGGCATTAGAGGCATTGGGTATGGTGGAGACCAGAGGGCTGGTGGCGGCAATTGAGGCCGCCGATTCCATGTGCAAGGCGGCGAACGTCGCCCTGATCGGCACGGAGAAAATCGGCTCCGGCCTTGTGACCGTTATGGTCCGCGGCGATGTGGGTGCCGTAAAATCCGCGGTGGAGAGCGGCAGCGCCGCGGCGGGCCGCCTGGGCGAATTGGTGGCCACCCACGTGATTCCCCGCCCCCACGGCGACGTGGAGATGATTCTCCCCGCGCTGAAGTAG
- a CDS encoding aldolase, giving the protein MVNEYEIKKQICDIGKRIYDRNMVAANDGNISVKLSENEYLCTPTGVSKGFMTPEFICKVNAKGEVIQANKGFKPSSEIKMHMRVYEKRPDVGAVVHAHPTFATSFAIAGIPLTQPIMPEAVIALGCVPIAEYGTPSTMEIPDNVEKYLPYYDAVLLESHGALTYSVDLLSAYHKMESVEFYAELLYKSKMLGGPKEFDQPTIEKLYEIRRKMGLPGKHPADLCQHKGGASCHSCSGCGAAKTTGSVSAAPAPASPELVAEITKKVLAQLGM; this is encoded by the coding sequence ATGGTTAACGAGTATGAGATTAAGAAACAGATCTGCGACATCGGCAAGCGCATCTACGACAGGAACATGGTGGCCGCCAACGACGGCAACATCTCCGTCAAGCTCAGCGAGAACGAGTATCTCTGCACGCCCACGGGCGTGTCCAAGGGCTTCATGACCCCGGAGTTCATCTGCAAGGTGAACGCGAAGGGCGAGGTAATCCAGGCGAACAAGGGCTTCAAGCCCTCCTCCGAAATCAAGATGCACATGCGGGTGTACGAAAAGCGGCCCGACGTGGGCGCGGTGGTGCATGCGCACCCCACCTTCGCCACCAGCTTCGCCATCGCGGGCATCCCCCTCACGCAGCCCATTATGCCGGAGGCCGTCATCGCCCTGGGCTGCGTGCCCATCGCCGAGTACGGCACCCCCTCCACCATGGAGATCCCCGACAACGTGGAAAAATACCTGCCCTACTACGACGCCGTCCTGCTGGAGAGCCACGGCGCGCTGACCTACAGCGTGGATCTGCTCTCCGCCTACCACAAGATGGAGTCCGTGGAGTTCTACGCCGAGTTGCTGTACAAGTCCAAGATGCTGGGCGGGCCCAAGGAGTTCGACCAGCCCACCATCGAGAAGCTGTACGAGATCCGCCGCAAAATGGGCCTGCCCGGCAAGCATCCGGCCGACCTGTGCCAGCACAAGGGCGGCGCCAGCTGCCACAGCTGCAGCGGCTGCGGGGCCGCCAAGACCACCGGCAGCGTGAGCGCCGCCCCGGCGCCCGCCTCGCCGGAGTTGGTGGCCGAAATCACCAAAAAGGTCCTCGCCCAGCTGGGCATGTAG
- a CDS encoding propanediol utilization: polyhedral bodies pduT translates to MNRALGMIEYKTVSSGVAAADRMVKAARIELIEGQAVCPGKYIALFRGELSAVQAAMETATHGDTDHLISTFVLGNPHEDIFPAIYGTTKVEGVQALGILEGYDAASVVVAADVAAKTAVVHLIELRLAKGMCGKSYLMLTGEVAAVQAAIDRARASVGEKGMYLDSTVIAQPDEQICRSIL, encoded by the coding sequence ATGAACCGAGCGCTGGGCATGATAGAATACAAGACAGTCTCCTCCGGCGTGGCCGCGGCGGACCGGATGGTAAAGGCCGCGCGCATTGAGCTCATCGAGGGTCAGGCGGTCTGTCCGGGCAAGTACATCGCGCTGTTCCGGGGCGAGCTGAGCGCCGTCCAGGCGGCTATGGAGACGGCCACCCATGGGGACACAGACCACCTCATCAGCACCTTCGTGCTGGGCAACCCCCACGAGGACATCTTCCCCGCCATCTATGGCACCACGAAGGTGGAGGGCGTACAGGCGCTGGGGATCTTGGAGGGGTATGACGCCGCCTCCGTCGTGGTGGCGGCCGACGTCGCCGCCAAAACCGCCGTGGTGCATCTGATTGAACTCCGCCTGGCCAAGGGCATGTGCGGCAAGTCCTACCTGATGCTCACAGGCGAGGTGGCCGCCGTCCAAGCGGCCATCGACCGGGCGCGGGCCAGCGTGGGGGAAAAGGGCATGTATCTGGACTCCACAGTGATCGCCCAGCCCGACGAGCAGATCTGCAGATCGATATTGTAA
- a CDS encoding aldehyde dehydrogenase (frameshifted, insertion at around 3716034, deletion at around 3715995): MPIDEAFVQSVVREIVSRLEGAPAGPRQHGVFPGMNEAVAAAKQAQAVVRGLSMEQRERIVSALRKKTRENAERLARLAVEETGMGNVPHKILKHQLLADRTPGTEDITTTAWSGDKGLTLIEMGPFGVIGAITPCTNPSETVLCNAIGMIAGGNTVVFCPHPGAVRTSQLAVALVNEASLEAGGPDNVAVCVESPTMASSAEMMKHRDIQLIAATGGPGVVTAVLSSGKRGIGAGAGNPPALVDGSADLHRAARDIVDGCTFDNNLPCIAEKEIVAVADVADELLYYMTSEQGCYAIDEGQQRALTELVLPGGKLNRACVGRDAATLLGRIGIPAPEGTRCIVFKGPKEHPLISEELMMPILGMVEARDFEDAVEQAVWLEHGNRHSAHIHSKNIDHITAYAKAIDTAILVKNAPSYAALGFGGEGYCTFTIASRTGEGLTSASSFTKRRRCVMSESLCIR, translated from the coding sequence ATGCCGATTGATGAAGCATTCGTGCAGTCCGTGGTCCGGGAGATCGTCTCCCGCCTGGAAGGCGCGCCCGCCGGACCGCGGCAGCACGGCGTATTCCCCGGCATGAACGAGGCCGTGGCCGCCGCCAAGCAGGCGCAGGCGGTGGTGCGCGGCCTGTCGATGGAGCAGCGGGAGCGGATCGTGTCCGCACTGCGCAAAAAGACGCGGGAGAACGCCGAACGCCTGGCGCGCCTGGCCGTGGAAGAGACGGGCATGGGCAACGTCCCCCACAAGATTCTAAAGCACCAGCTCTTGGCCGACCGCACGCCGGGCACCGAGGACATCACCACCACCGCGTGGTCGGGCGACAAGGGACTGACCCTCATCGAGATGGGGCCCTTCGGAGTCATCGGCGCGATCACGCCGTGCACCAACCCCAGCGAGACGGTGCTCTGCAACGCCATCGGCATGATCGCCGGCGGCAATACCGTGGTGTTCTGCCCCCACCCGGGGGCGGTAAGGACCTCTCAGCTCGCCGTGGCGCTGGTGAACGAGGCCTCGCTGGAGGCCGGCGGCCCCGACAACGTGGCGGTGTGCGTCGAATCCCCCACCATGGCGTCCAGCGCCGAAATGATGAAGCACAGGGACATCCAGCTCATCGCGGCCACCGGGGGCCCCGGCGTGGTGACGGCGGTGCTCTCCTCCGGGAAGCGGGGCATCGGTGCGGGCGCGGGCAACCCCCCCGCCCTGGTGGACGGGTCGGCCGACCTGCACAGGGCGGCCAGGGACATCGTGGACGGCTGCACCTTTGACAACAACCTGCCCTGCATTGCGGAGAAGGAGATCGTGGCGGTGGCGGACGTTGCCGACGAACTGCTGTACTACATGACGAGCGAGCAGGGCTGCTACGCCATCGACGAGGGGCAGCAGCGGGCCCTGACCGAGCTGGTGCTCCCGGGCGGGAAGCTCAACCGCGCCTGTGTGGGGCGGGACGCCGCAACCCTGCTGGGCAGGATCGGCATACCGGCCCCGGAGGGTACCCGCTGCATCGTCTTTAAGGGTCCCAAGGAGCACCCCCTCATCTCGGAGGAGCTGATGATGCCCATTCTGGGCATGGTGGAGGCCCGGGACTTTGAGGACGCGGTGGAGCAGGCCGTCTGGCTGGAGCACGGCAACCGCCACTCCGCCCACATCCACTCCAAAAACATCGACCACATCACGGCCTACGCCAAGGCAATCGACACCGCAATCCTGGTGAAGAACGCGCCCTCCTATGCCGCCCTCGGCTTCGGCGGGGAGGGGTACTGCACCTTCACCATCGCCAGCCGCACGGGCGAGGGACTGACCAGCGCGAGCAGCTTTACCAAGCGCCGCCGCTGCGTGATGTCCGAGAGCCTGTGCATTCGATAG